A genomic region of Catalinimonas niigatensis contains the following coding sequences:
- a CDS encoding Ig-like domain-containing protein, translated as MRIMHKDANSSLVILNVSSQTYNIPLVNGEYQIQFIFLNQLNSTQSTANISVEGKVLVQGLGSYIIDKKAPSFSITKSVEVKDGGLTIAYSSSLENVQQAVFLKYGKGDYSSEPSPMPNQQPVVSLSMQQTEYELGKEMILSASAKDVDGKVDRVLFYANRNKIGEIATLGKETMTFSWKPSSSGEYLLYAKAIDNEGAESISEEVKVLVSSPTPSPSPEPEPSPSPTPTGSVIEIIAAGNMGDEIMGLSIGSQQATQWTVGSGAKDGQFHSFVYEHDQIISDVSSLQIHFKGGHSGASDLRVDKLILDGNVFETEANDTYSTGTWESGNTILPGYKQSEWLHALGYFQYKLGAHPAPVPNQLPVVSLVLDQLQYEEGQPILLKAVASDEDGTVTQLDFLVNGNKVHTLAPVQDTVSFVWQQATAGTYIIQAVATDNEGEEASADAVEVIVELPQPKGSVIEIIAAGNMGDEIMGLSIGSQQATQWTVGSGAKDGQFHSFVYEHDQIISDVSSLQIHFKGGHSGASDLRVDKLILDGKVFETEANDTYSTGTWESGNTILPGYKQSEWLHALGYFQYKLGAHPAPVPNQLPVVSLVLDQLQYEEGQPILLKAVASDEDGTVTQLDFLVNGNKVHTLAPVQDTVSFVWQQATAGTYIIQAVATDNEGEEASADAVEVIVELPQPKGSVIEIIAAGNMGDEIMGLSIGSQQATQWTVGSGAKDGQFHSFVYEHDQIISDVSSLQIHFKGGHSGASDLRVDKLILDGNVFETEANDTYSTGTWESGNTILPGYKQSEWLHALGYFQYKLGAHPAPVPNQLPVVSLVLDQLQYEEGQPILLKAVASDEDGTVTQLDFLVNGNKVHTLAPVQDTVSFVWQQATAGTYIIQAVATDNEGEEASADAVEVIVELPQPKGSVIEIIAAGNMGDEIMGLSIGSQQATQWTVGSGAKDGQFHSFVYEHDQIISDVSSLQIHFKGGHSGASDLRVDKLILDGKVFETEANDTYSTGTWESGNTILPGYKQSEWLHALGYFQYKLGAETSTARILSSTDHVEGLNYSSFNIFPNPIVNEFSLTVPEYVDVDNIQIYNLYGVLVYSKDFSQSSNVFQIDISNYNLPEGRYALVVILKDGTTKKFNILKKEPM; from the coding sequence ATGAGAATAATGCATAAAGATGCAAATTCAAGTTTAGTAATTCTTAATGTTTCTTCCCAAACTTATAACATTCCCTTAGTCAATGGGGAATATCAGATTCAATTTATTTTTCTTAATCAACTGAACAGTACGCAATCTACTGCAAACATCTCAGTGGAAGGGAAAGTCCTTGTACAAGGGCTTGGAAGTTATATTATAGATAAAAAGGCACCTTCTTTTAGTATTACAAAGAGTGTGGAGGTTAAAGATGGTGGCCTCACGATTGCTTATTCTTCTTCTCTTGAAAATGTTCAGCAAGCTGTATTTCTTAAATATGGAAAAGGCGACTATTCTTCTGAGCCTTCTCCAATGCCAAATCAACAACCTGTGGTCAGCCTGAGTATGCAGCAGACTGAGTACGAATTAGGAAAAGAAATGATCCTTAGTGCCTCAGCCAAAGATGTAGATGGAAAAGTGGATAGGGTTTTATTTTATGCTAATAGAAACAAAATAGGGGAAATAGCTACCCTTGGAAAAGAGACAATGACCTTTTCCTGGAAACCAAGTAGTTCAGGAGAGTATCTCTTATATGCTAAAGCAATAGACAATGAAGGCGCTGAAAGCATAAGTGAGGAAGTCAAAGTTTTAGTCAGTTCGCCTACTCCATCACCTTCACCAGAGCCTGAACCTTCTCCCTCCCCTACTCCTACAGGCAGTGTCATAGAGATCATAGCAGCAGGTAATATGGGAGATGAAATTATGGGACTCAGCATCGGCAGCCAGCAGGCCACCCAGTGGACAGTGGGCAGCGGGGCTAAGGATGGACAGTTCCATAGCTTTGTCTATGAGCATGACCAGATTATCTCTGATGTCTCTTCCCTGCAAATCCATTTCAAAGGTGGACATAGTGGGGCCAGTGACCTCAGAGTAGATAAGCTTATCCTGGATGGGAATGTCTTTGAAACCGAAGCTAACGATACTTACAGCACCGGTACCTGGGAGAGCGGTAACACCATTCTGCCCGGATACAAGCAAAGTGAATGGCTCCATGCCTTGGGGTACTTCCAGTACAAACTCGGGGCTCATCCCGCACCAGTACCCAACCAGCTTCCTGTGGTCAGCCTGGTACTTGATCAACTCCAATACGAAGAAGGACAACCCATCCTGTTGAAAGCAGTCGCCAGCGATGAGGATGGAACAGTAACTCAACTGGACTTCCTGGTCAATGGTAACAAAGTACATACGCTTGCCCCTGTTCAGGATACTGTGAGCTTTGTCTGGCAGCAGGCAACAGCAGGAACTTACATCATCCAGGCCGTTGCCACTGACAACGAGGGAGAAGAAGCAAGCGCTGATGCAGTGGAAGTCATTGTTGAGCTTCCTCAACCCAAAGGCAGTGTCATAGAGATCATAGCAGCAGGTAATATGGGAGATGAAATTATGGGACTCAGCATCGGCAGCCAGCAGGCCACCCAGTGGACAGTGGGCAGCGGGGCTAAGGATGGACAGTTCCATAGCTTTGTCTATGAGCATGACCAGATTATCTCTGATGTCTCTTCCCTGCAAATCCATTTCAAAGGTGGACATAGTGGGGCTAGTGACCTCAGGGTAGATAAGCTTATCCTGGATGGGAAGGTCTTTGAAACCGAAGCTAACGATACTTACAGCACCGGTACCTGGGAGAGCGGTAACACCATTCTGCCCGGATACAAGCAAAGTGAATGGCTCCATGCCTTGGGGTACTTCCAGTACAAACTCGGGGCTCATCCCGCACCAGTACCCAACCAGCTTCCTGTGGTCAGCCTGGTACTTGATCAACTCCAATACGAAGAAGGACAACCCATCCTGTTGAAAGCAGTCGCCAGCGATGAGGATGGAACAGTAACTCAACTGGACTTCCTGGTCAATGGTAACAAAGTACATACGCTTGCCCCTGTTCAGGATACTGTGAGCTTTGTCTGGCAGCAGGCAACAGCAGGAACTTACATCATCCAGGCCGTTGCCACTGACAACGAGGGAGAAGAAGCAAGCGCTGATGCAGTGGAAGTCATTGTTGAGCTTCCTCAACCCAAAGGCAGTGTCATAGAGATCATAGCAGCAGGTAATATGGGAGATGAAATTATGGGACTCAGCATCGGCAGCCAGCAGGCCACCCAGTGGACAGTGGGCAGCGGGGCTAAGGATGGACAGTTCCATAGCTTTGTCTATGAGCATGACCAGATTATCTCTGATGTCTCTTCCCTGCAAATCCATTTCAAAGGTGGACATAGTGGGGCCAGTGACCTCAGAGTAGATAAGCTTATCCTGGATGGGAATGTCTTTGAAACCGAAGCTAACGATACTTACAGCACCGGTACCTGGGAGAGCGGTAACACCATTCTGCCCGGATACAAGCAAAGTGAATGGCTCCATGCCTTGGGGTACTTCCAGTACAAACTCGGGGCTCATCCCGCACCAGTACCCAACCAGCTTCCTGTGGTCAGCCTGGTACTTGATCAACTCCAATACGAAGAAGGACAACCCATCCTGTTGAAAGCAGTCGCCAGCGATGAGGATGGAACAGTAACTCAACTGGACTTCCTGGTCAATGGTAACAAAGTACATACGCTTGCCCCTGTTCAGGATACTGTGAGCTTTGTCTGGCAGCAGGCAACAGCAGGAACTTACATCATCCAGGCCGTTGCCACTGACAACGAGGGAGAAGAAGCAAGCGCTGATGCAGTGGAAGTCATTGTTGAGCTTCCTCAACCCAAAGGCAGTGTCATAGAGATCATAGCAGCAGGTAATATGGGAGATGAAATTATGGGACTCAGCATCGGCAGCCAGCAGGCCACCCAGTGGACAGTGGGCAGCGGGGCCAAGGATGGACAGTTCCATAGCTTTGTCTATGAGCATGACCAGATTATCTCTGATGTCTCTTCCCTGCAAATCCATTTCAAAGGTGGACATAGTGGGGCTAGTGACCTCAGGGTAGATAAGCTTATCCTGGATGGGAAGGTCTTTGAAACCGAAGCTAACGATACTTACAGCACCGGTACCTGGGAGAGCGGTAACACCATTCTGCCCGGATACAAGCAAAGTGAATGGCTCCATGCCTTGGGGTACTTCCAGTACAAACTCGGGGCTGAAACAAGTACAGCGCGTATTCTTTCCAGCACTGATCATGTAGAAGGCCTCAACTATAGTTCATTCAATATTTTTCCAAATCCTATCGTAAACGAATTTTCTTTAACAGTTCCTGAATATGTAGATGTAGACAACATACAAATTTATAATCTTTATGGAGTCTTGGTTTACAGTAAAGATTTTTCACAAAGCAGTAATGTTTTTCAGATAGACATCTCAAATTACAATCTCCCAGAAGGAAGATACGCACTGGTTGTCATTCTGAAAGATGGTACTACCAAGAAATTCAATATACTCAAGAAAGAGCCTATGTAA
- a CDS encoding TspO/MBR family protein encodes MKKSKLILNYLKYKTSKRAPVITWWQAGFFLIGVSVLGRISSVSSKQEPKELYKDEIKPKWSPPAWLFGPAWLLNNIFLVWGGRRLLNTRKHFPYRRSLLTLQGIHWLDFITFGYAYFRLKSPILALIWTQGDAIIATRSLKLAAQSTDKKLAITYIPLTLWTCFASSLSWFQALYNPDPLFGTKAMFKITKPLEEKLLKKA; translated from the coding sequence ATGAAAAAAAGTAAGCTAATTCTGAATTACTTGAAGTATAAAACAAGTAAGCGTGCGCCTGTTATCACATGGTGGCAGGCAGGGTTTTTCCTAATTGGAGTGTCTGTTCTAGGAAGGATTTCCAGTGTGTCATCAAAGCAAGAACCTAAAGAGCTGTACAAGGATGAAATTAAACCAAAATGGTCGCCGCCTGCCTGGCTATTTGGTCCAGCCTGGCTATTGAACAATATTTTTTTAGTCTGGGGCGGACGCCGCCTGCTTAATACCCGCAAACATTTTCCTTACCGCCGTTCTTTACTTACTTTGCAGGGCATCCATTGGCTGGATTTTATTACTTTCGGATATGCCTATTTTCGTCTCAAAAGCCCTATTCTTGCGCTGATCTGGACGCAGGGTGATGCTATTATTGCTACACGAAGCTTAAAATTAGCAGCACAAAGCACGGACAAGAAACTGGCCATTACTTATATACCTTTAACGCTTTGGACCTGCTTTGCAAGTAGCTTGAGTTGGTTTCAGGCACTGTATAATCCAGACCCTTTGTTTGGCACGAAAGCAATGTTCAAAATCACAAAACCATTGGAGGAAAAGTTGCTTAAGAAAGCATAA
- a CDS encoding serine hydrolase domain-containing protein yields MRHLLFFLMILSSSFISFAQQFDRVKMDSLFRLIEEHEQGMGSVSLYQNGEEVYHRAFGFADAENNIRATEKTRYRIGSISKTFTATLIMQLVEEGKLSLDTPLYSFFPELPNADKITIKHLLRHRSGLYNFTNKPDYRNWMDQPKTQEELLNIFLENGAEFEPGEKFAYSNTNYVLLSFIAEKVANKPFADILQSQITEPLQLKHTYFGKKIDSNKEEALSYYKIEKWEVATETDMSIPMGAGGIVSTPADLNTFLVHLLSGKLVSQSSLEQMTTLIDGYGLGLIQMPFYEKKSYGHNGRIDEFYAMSGYFPEEKFSIAYISNGIGMPVNDIMIAALSIYFGKEYDFPEFKPALTLSPELLDQYLGTYGNDSFPLKVTISREENTLIGQATGQASFRLEAIEENVFQFQQAGLELEFLPEEKVMMLRQAGTVHHLKRE; encoded by the coding sequence ATGAGACACCTATTATTTTTTTTAATGATCTTGAGTAGTAGCTTTATTTCCTTCGCTCAGCAATTTGACCGGGTAAAAATGGACAGCCTGTTCAGGCTTATAGAAGAACATGAACAGGGGATGGGCAGTGTTTCTCTTTATCAGAACGGTGAGGAAGTGTACCATCGTGCTTTTGGTTTTGCTGATGCGGAAAACAACATCAGGGCTACTGAAAAGACCAGATACAGAATAGGATCAATCTCAAAGACCTTTACCGCAACTCTCATCATGCAATTGGTGGAAGAGGGAAAACTCAGCCTGGATACTCCGCTGTATTCTTTCTTCCCGGAATTACCCAATGCAGACAAAATCACCATAAAGCACCTGCTCCGGCACAGAAGCGGACTATATAATTTCACCAACAAGCCGGATTATCGAAACTGGATGGATCAACCCAAAACTCAAGAAGAGCTACTGAACATCTTCCTGGAAAATGGAGCTGAGTTTGAACCCGGAGAAAAGTTTGCCTACTCCAATACCAATTATGTACTACTTTCTTTCATCGCAGAAAAAGTAGCGAATAAACCCTTTGCGGACATACTTCAAAGTCAGATCACTGAACCTTTACAACTTAAACATACCTATTTCGGGAAAAAAATTGATAGCAACAAAGAAGAAGCCCTATCCTATTACAAAATAGAAAAGTGGGAGGTCGCTACAGAAACAGACATGAGCATACCTATGGGAGCAGGAGGTATTGTTTCTACCCCTGCCGATCTGAATACCTTTCTTGTACATCTATTATCTGGCAAACTGGTGAGCCAATCGTCACTTGAACAGATGACAACCCTGATAGATGGCTATGGTCTTGGGCTCATACAAATGCCTTTTTATGAGAAGAAATCTTATGGACACAATGGAAGAATTGATGAATTTTATGCGATGTCCGGTTATTTTCCCGAAGAAAAATTTTCTATTGCTTACATTTCCAACGGTATAGGAATGCCTGTAAATGACATCATGATCGCTGCATTAAGTATTTATTTTGGAAAGGAATATGACTTTCCGGAATTTAAACCAGCTCTTACACTCAGCCCGGAATTGCTGGATCAGTATCTGGGCACTTATGGCAATGATAGCTTTCCGTTGAAAGTTACCATCAGCCGGGAAGAAAACACTTTGATTGGCCAAGCTACGGGACAAGCTTCCTTTAGGCTCGAAGCTATTGAAGAAAATGTGTTTCAATTTCAGCAAGCAGGTCTGGAACTGGAGTTTCTACCCGAAGAAAAGGTCATGATGCTCAGGCAAGCTGGTACAGTGCACCATTTGAAAAGGGAGTAA
- a CDS encoding copper resistance protein NlpE N-terminal domain-containing protein encodes MKTAITTFNFAFLFLVISACQPPTKSDNTEDIAASTHNNANALDWSGSYIGTLPCADCAGIETRLTLHEDLSYLIQTTYLGKEDNAFEQEGSFSWNADGNTITLSKMVDGPRQYFVGENTLTQLDQEGNRITGDLAQKYVLIKTTASKGEVSLDRSITDTRWKLVELMGQQVDITVNNKEPFIMLSSADKRVQGNGGCNTIAGIYTFKEGNRVTFSQMISTRMACPNMEIESQLLNALETADNYSLNGNQLTLNKARMAPLARFEAVLSE; translated from the coding sequence ATGAAAACAGCCATAACCACATTCAACTTTGCTTTCCTGTTTCTTGTCATCTCTGCCTGCCAGCCTCCTACTAAGTCTGATAACACAGAAGATATAGCAGCAAGTACGCACAACAATGCAAATGCTCTGGACTGGAGCGGTAGCTATATAGGCACCCTTCCCTGTGCAGATTGTGCCGGTATTGAGACACGCCTTACCCTCCATGAAGATCTTTCATATCTTATCCAAACTACCTATCTGGGTAAAGAGGATAATGCTTTTGAACAAGAGGGCTCTTTCAGTTGGAATGCTGATGGCAACACCATTACCCTCAGCAAGATGGTGGATGGCCCCCGTCAGTATTTTGTTGGTGAAAATACTTTAACACAACTGGATCAGGAGGGAAACAGAATTACAGGAGATTTAGCCCAAAAGTATGTACTTATAAAAACTACTGCTTCCAAAGGAGAGGTATCTCTTGATAGGTCAATCACCGATACGCGTTGGAAACTAGTAGAACTCATGGGTCAGCAGGTGGATATCACTGTCAATAACAAAGAGCCCTTTATCATGCTCAGTTCAGCTGACAAACGTGTGCAGGGCAACGGAGGATGCAATACCATCGCGGGGATTTATACTTTCAAAGAAGGGAATCGTGTTACTTTCTCACAAATGATTTCTACCAGGATGGCTTGCCCGAATATGGAGATAGAATCTCAATTACTGAATGCTTTAGAAACCGCTGACAACTATAGTCTGAATGGCAATCAACTGACACTCAATAAAGCCAGAATGGCTCCGCTGGCCCGGTTTGAAGCCGTACTCTCAGAATAA
- a CDS encoding alpha/beta hydrolase, which produces MNLNQDFNYQTLELPDDYEGKVTATLIAAHANQGKRRSVLYVHGFIDYFFHPHMAAQFLAHGYDFYALELRKYGRALMAHQHPNYCRSMEEYFPEMTLALRQIYQESQHAIILMGHSTGGLSSSLYMNDGAEKKLVNALVLNSPFLALNKNALLRTFAAPLAKVASSLSPFSKLDGAISPVYGQSVHKNHHGEWDFNLDWKPIAGFPAYFAWTKAVLEAQLRLKTHSTIEVPVLVMHASRSFVPKEFTRETLTADTVLNVKDIARIGPKLGRQVTMLQIKDAMHDIFLSKKEVREYAFKEMFRWLDKAVYTKAAYT; this is translated from the coding sequence TTGAATTTAAATCAGGATTTCAACTATCAAACCCTTGAACTACCCGATGATTATGAGGGAAAAGTAACAGCAACGCTCATAGCAGCGCATGCCAACCAGGGAAAGCGCAGAAGTGTGCTGTATGTACATGGTTTTATTGACTACTTTTTTCATCCGCACATGGCAGCGCAGTTTTTAGCACATGGATACGACTTCTATGCGCTGGAATTGAGAAAATACGGACGTGCCCTGATGGCGCACCAGCATCCCAATTACTGCCGTTCTATGGAAGAATATTTTCCTGAGATGACGCTGGCACTCCGGCAAATTTACCAGGAAAGCCAACATGCTATTATACTGATGGGGCACTCCACCGGAGGATTAAGCAGCAGTTTGTACATGAACGACGGAGCGGAAAAAAAGCTGGTCAATGCACTGGTGTTAAACTCTCCTTTTCTGGCACTTAATAAAAACGCACTATTACGTACATTCGCTGCTCCCCTTGCCAAAGTAGCTTCCAGCCTGTCGCCTTTTTCTAAATTAGACGGCGCCATTTCTCCAGTATATGGTCAGAGTGTCCATAAAAACCATCATGGCGAGTGGGATTTTAACCTGGACTGGAAACCCATTGCAGGCTTTCCTGCCTACTTTGCCTGGACAAAGGCGGTATTAGAAGCACAGCTCCGCTTGAAAACACACTCAACCATTGAAGTCCCGGTCTTGGTCATGCATGCTTCCCGATCTTTTGTTCCCAAAGAATTCACCAGAGAAACGCTTACTGCCGATACCGTACTGAACGTGAAAGATATCGCTCGCATCGGACCCAAACTGGGCCGGCAGGTGACCATGCTACAGATCAAGGATGCCATGCATGATATTTTCCTGTCCAAAAAAGAAGTCAGAGAATATGCCTTTAAGGAAATGTTTCGCTGGCTGGATAAAGCAGTGTATACAAAGGCGGCATATACATAA
- a CDS encoding GyrI-like domain-containing protein, with product MEKIDLTKQYKAYYTAKLQPELVEVAPAQFLSITGKGDPSSTTFAEDIQALYTTAYALKFHYKSREKDFVVAKLEGLWWYDEQVYQNFSLEQAPLQVPRSAWEYRLLIRMPDFVGEEEVRLAFQQVISKKQLALAEGVTLYPMSEGKVVQMLHTGPFDQEVRTLLKMQDFIAAHQFQRNGLHHEIYLSDFRKTPPEKLKTILREPVR from the coding sequence ATGGAAAAGATTGATCTCACCAAACAATACAAAGCCTATTATACCGCCAAGCTTCAGCCGGAATTGGTAGAGGTAGCACCTGCACAATTCCTTTCAATCACCGGAAAAGGAGACCCTTCTTCCACCACGTTCGCAGAAGATATACAGGCGCTTTATACCACGGCTTATGCGCTAAAATTTCACTACAAATCCAGAGAAAAAGATTTTGTGGTCGCTAAGCTGGAAGGCTTGTGGTGGTACGATGAGCAAGTGTACCAAAACTTCAGTCTGGAACAAGCCCCTCTCCAAGTACCCAGAAGTGCCTGGGAATACCGGCTATTGATCCGTATGCCTGACTTTGTAGGAGAAGAAGAAGTCAGGCTGGCGTTTCAGCAAGTGATTTCTAAAAAACAGCTTGCCCTGGCTGAAGGAGTTACACTTTACCCCATGTCTGAAGGCAAGGTAGTACAAATGCTGCATACAGGTCCTTTTGATCAGGAAGTACGCACTTTACTGAAAATGCAGGACTTTATCGCTGCTCATCAGTTTCAACGCAACGGACTTCATCATGAAATCTACCTCTCCGACTTCCGTAAAACGCCTCCCGAAAAACTGAAAACCATTCTGAGAGAGCCCGTTAGATAG
- a CDS encoding MBL fold metallo-hydrolase: MKRREFIKIKGGKVFSVSFAPSLLNSAITQAKIKDYDTYCFKLGQYACTIFKDLMFKYQGKDYFINATEGEVNEELHRYHQKTDHIPSPFIAFLLEHEKEKILIDTGIGYAKEPLNFRGHTYQFQGSLMEILEKEGVNKNEITHVILTHFHPDHIGGIYNESGQLNFPNAKFIVHEDEWNYWHSSKAANQPPLFGYFIEKHVSGLKNQQLELIKGKEKEILPGIVAIQTPGHTPGQVALSIISGKDKLLYISDAFLHPLHIEHLKWQTNYDQDHEVAKASRKKLLELAYSEDMNVQAFHFDFPGLGKAEKSGKHWKWRYSK, translated from the coding sequence ATGAAAAGAAGAGAATTCATAAAAATTAAAGGAGGAAAGGTGTTTTCTGTTTCTTTTGCTCCTTCCCTGCTCAATTCTGCAATTACTCAAGCTAAGATAAAGGATTACGACACCTACTGCTTTAAGCTCGGACAATATGCGTGTACCATCTTTAAAGACCTGATGTTCAAGTATCAGGGTAAAGATTACTTCATCAACGCAACAGAAGGTGAAGTAAACGAAGAATTGCATAGGTATCACCAGAAAACAGATCATATCCCTTCACCCTTTATTGCCTTTTTGCTGGAACACGAAAAAGAAAAGATACTGATAGATACCGGGATTGGATATGCCAAAGAACCTTTGAACTTCAGAGGCCATACCTATCAGTTTCAGGGAAGCCTTATGGAGATACTGGAAAAAGAAGGTGTGAATAAAAATGAGATCACACATGTTATTCTTACCCATTTTCATCCTGATCACATTGGTGGCATTTATAACGAGTCCGGACAGCTTAACTTTCCAAATGCAAAATTTATCGTCCATGAAGACGAATGGAACTACTGGCATTCTTCTAAGGCTGCCAACCAGCCTCCTCTCTTCGGCTACTTTATTGAGAAGCATGTATCAGGGCTGAAAAATCAGCAACTGGAGTTGATCAAAGGGAAAGAGAAAGAGATTCTGCCGGGTATTGTGGCAATCCAAACTCCAGGTCATACGCCGGGACAAGTTGCGCTAAGTATTATATCGGGCAAGGACAAATTGCTTTACATTTCAGATGCCTTTCTGCACCCACTCCATATTGAACACCTGAAGTGGCAAACCAATTATGATCAGGACCATGAAGTAGCGAAAGCTTCCAGAAAAAAACTGCTGGAACTCGCCTACAGTGAAGACATGAATGTACAGGCTTTTCATTTTGATTTTCCGGGACTAGGCAAAGCAGAGAAGTCAGGTAAGCATTGGAAATGGAGGTATAGCAAATAA
- a CDS encoding ester cyclase, translating to MMTTEQSRKFIKEYFDAMCQDKSEITIDKYVADQHLKAHIVIFEAGLPNYQVIPQDIIAEGNKVTVRFVAEAEHKGELFGVAPTGRKVKVDGIIIYELADNIIVNHWMQADSVALMQQIGAMPVESDRH from the coding sequence ATGATGACCACAGAACAAAGCCGCAAGTTTATCAAAGAGTACTTTGATGCAATGTGCCAAGACAAATCTGAAATTACCATTGACAAATATGTTGCCGACCAGCACCTGAAAGCTCACATTGTTATCTTTGAAGCCGGTTTGCCTAATTACCAAGTTATTCCTCAGGATATCATCGCAGAGGGCAATAAGGTAACTGTCCGTTTTGTTGCAGAAGCAGAACACAAAGGAGAACTATTTGGAGTGGCTCCTACAGGACGCAAAGTCAAAGTTGACGGTATCATCATTTATGAACTGGCAGACAATATAATCGTGAACCACTGGATGCAGGCTGACTCTGTAGCTCTGATGCAGCAAATCGGGGCTATGCCTGTTGAGTCCGACAGGCATTAA
- a CDS encoding helix-turn-helix domain-containing protein, whose translation MIYEKFQPAAALQPYVMCYYILEHSHYISDAVELHLPPSGLAGLVFNYEDAAWVLHANGKSTQVPHCFIAGQFKRNYSLQLKGKVGMLGVVFWPAALPRLFGIPMIEFTEKRVDLSLIIGHEAEILRQQILACEHPLSRIRILEQYLLHKLYQVSPSLDIVDCAVKTILDQRGILSIRQLSDDLHISSRQFCRRFTEKVGITPKRFARIKRFNYISQLVLADSNEWLDVVFEGGYYDQSHFIRDFCEFSGKNPSEFMNYKRKLSHMMEG comes from the coding sequence ATGATTTATGAAAAGTTTCAACCTGCCGCTGCCTTACAGCCTTACGTGATGTGCTATTATATCCTTGAACATAGTCATTACATATCCGATGCTGTAGAACTTCACTTACCTCCCTCCGGATTGGCTGGCCTGGTATTCAATTATGAAGATGCTGCCTGGGTTTTGCATGCTAATGGAAAAAGCACACAAGTGCCGCATTGCTTCATAGCAGGACAATTTAAAAGAAACTACAGTTTACAACTAAAGGGAAAGGTAGGTATGCTAGGAGTAGTGTTCTGGCCCGCTGCTCTGCCTCGTTTGTTTGGTATACCTATGATTGAATTTACAGAGAAGCGGGTGGATCTAAGCCTGATCATAGGCCATGAGGCTGAAATACTACGGCAGCAAATTCTTGCATGTGAGCATCCTCTATCCCGTATCCGAATTCTGGAGCAATATCTTTTGCACAAGCTGTATCAGGTTTCGCCTTCTCTGGACATTGTGGATTGTGCAGTTAAAACGATCCTTGACCAAAGAGGGATATTATCCATTCGCCAGTTGTCAGATGATTTGCATATTAGTTCCCGGCAGTTTTGCCGCCGTTTTACCGAGAAGGTAGGAATTACACCCAAACGCTTTGCGCGGATCAAGCGGTTCAACTACATCTCACAATTAGTGTTAGCAGATTCCAATGAATGGCTGGATGTGGTGTTTGAAGGTGGATATTATGATCAATCTCATTTCATTAGGGATTTTTGTGAGTTTTCGGGAAAAAATCCTTCAGAATTTATGAATTATAAGCGCAAACTTTCTCATATGATGGAGGGATGA